A stretch of DNA from Variovorax paradoxus:
CCACGGCGACGTGCAGGTTCGCCGCGCCGCCACGGCGGGCGAGAACGTCAGCTACGCCGGCACCGACATCGCACGCGGCGAAACCGTGCTGCGCGCCGGCCAGCCGCTGAGTTCGCGCGAGATCGGCGTGCTCGCGGCGCTGGGGCTGGCCGAGGTCGGCGTGTACCGCAAGCCGCGCGTCGCCATCTTCTCCACGGGCAACGAGATCGTCGCGCCCGGCGCACCGCTGCCGACGGGCGCCGTGTACGACTCCAACGCCGCCATCATCGGCGCCGCGGTCGAGGAACTGGGCGGCGAGCCCGTGCGGCTGGGCGTGATTCCGGACGACGAGGCCCTGCTGTCGGCCGCCCTCGCACGCGGGCTCGAATGCGACGCCGTGGTCTTTTCGGGCGGCACCTCCAAGGGCGAAGGCGACCTGTCGTACCGCGTGGTGGCAGCCCTCGGCGACCCGGGCGTCGTGGCGCACGGCGTGGCGCTCAAGCCCGGCAAGCCGGTGTGCCTGGCGGTCACGGGCGGCAAGCCGGTCGTGATCCTGCCGGGCTTTCCGACCTCGGCCGTCTTCACCTTCCATGAGTTCCTCGCGCCCGTGATCCGCGCCTTTGCGGGCCAGCCGCCCGAGCGGCGCGAGCACGTGACGGCCACGCTGCCCCTGCGCGTGAACTCCGAGCGCGGGCGCACCGAATATTTGCTCGTGGGCCTCGTGCCCACCGACGACGGCCTGGCCGCCTACCCGATGGGCAAAGGCTCGGGCTCGGTCACCACCTTCAGCAGCGCGGACGGCTTCATCACCATCGGCCAGCACACCGAGATCCTCGATGCCGGCGCGCCCGTGCAGGTGCAGCGGCTGGGCCAGGGGCTGGACGCCGCCGACCTGATCTTCATCGGCAGCCATTGCGTGGGCCTCGATTGGCTGGCCGGCGAACTGATGCGCCAGGGCCTGCGCATCAAGGCCATGAACGTGGGCAGCACAGGCGGGCTGATGGCCGCGAAGCGCGGCGAATGCGACGTGGCGGGCATCCATCTGATGGACCCGGCGACCGGCGTCTACAACCAGCCGCTGCTCACCCCGGCGCTCGAACTGGTGCCGGGCTACGGCCGCATGCAGGGCATCATCTACCGCCCGGGTGACGCACGCTTCGAGGGCCTGGACGCCACTGCGGCCATCGCCGCCGCGACCACGCAGCCCGGCTGCACCATGGTCAACCGCAACGCCGGCAGCGGCACGCGCATCCTCATCGATCGCCTGCTCGCCGGCACGAAGCCGCCCGGCTACGGCGTGCAGACCAAATCGCACAACGCGGTGGCGGTGGCCGTGGCGCAAGCGCGCGCCGACTGGGGCCTGGCCATCGACACCGTCGCGCGGCAGTACGGCCTGGGCTTCATTCCGGTACAGGAAGAGCGCTACGACTTCGCCGTGCCCAAGGCGCGGCTGGCGCGTGCGCCCGTGCAGGCCTTCGTTGCGTTGCTGCAGTCGGCGGCGGCGCGCGAGGCGCTGGGCCGGTTGGGCTTTCGCGTCGTCGAACCCGCCGCCTGATCACAGAACTGCTTCTTCCACTCACAAGGACCTCGACGATGGCTTTGCGCAGACGCTTCACCCTCCTCGCCCTCGCCGGCGCGCTCGCCGGCACGTTGCTCGCGCCGATCGCGCAGGCACAGGACAAGTTCATCGTGCTGGCGTCGACCACCTCGACGGAACAGTCGGGCCTGTTCAAGCACCTGCTGCCGCAGTTCACCAAGGCGACGGGCACCGAGGTGCGCGTGGTGGCCGTGGGCACCGGACAGGCGCTGGACATGGCGCGACGCGGCGATGCCGACGCGCTGTTCGTGCACGACCAGCCCGCCGAAGAGAAGTTCGTCGCCGAAGGCTTCGGCCTCGCGCGCCAGGCGGTCATGTACAACGACTTCGTGCTGATCGGACCAAAGTCCGACCCGGCCGGCGTGCGCGGCAAGGACATCGCGGTGGCGCTCAAGCGCCTGGGCACCACAGGCACGGCCTTCGTCTCGCGCGGCGACAAGAGCGGCACCCACTCGGCCGAGCTGCGCCAGTGGAAACTCGCCGGCATCGACCTTGCAACCGCCAAGCCTGCCGGCTACAAGGAATGCGGCTGCGGCATGGGCCAGGCGCTCAACATCGCGGCGTCGACCAATGCCTATGTGCTGTCCGACCGCGGCACCTGGCTCAACTTCAAGAACCGCGCCGACCTGGGCATCGTGGTCGAGGGCGACAAGCAGCTGTTCAACCAGTACGGCGTGATCGTCGTGAACCCGGCCAAGCACCCGCACGTGAAGAAAGACCTGGCGCAAGGCTTCGCCGACTGGGTGGTGTCGCGCGACGGGCAAGCCGCCATTGCCTCGTACAAGATCGGCGGCGAGCAGCTCTTCTTCCCGAACGCGGGCCAGTGAGCGGCGCTCCGGTCGATGACGGGCCGCGCGACAGGCAGGGCCTCGCGGTGGCGATGAAAGCCGGTCGTCGATGAACACCATGACCGAAGGCTGGGCGCTGGCCTGGCGACTCATCGCCGCCGCCGACCCCGAACTCGTGCGCATCACGGCGCTCTCGCTGCAAGTGAGCGCGACGGCCTGCCTGATCGGTGCGCTGTTCGGCCTGCTGCTGGGCGCCTGGCTCGCGGTGGCGCGGTTCCCGGGGCACGCGCTGGCCGTGTGGCTGGTGAACACGCTGCTCGCGCTGCCCGCGGTGGTGGTGGGCCTGCTGGTGTACCTGCTGCTCTCGCGCTCGGGGCCGCTGGGCCAGCTGGGCATCCTGTTCACGCCGTCGGCGATGGTGGTGGCGCAGGCCGTGCTCGTCACGCCGCTGATCGCCGCGCTGTCGCGCCGGCTCGTGATGGCGGCGCTGGCCGATGGCGGCGACCAGCTGCGCTCGCTGGGCGCCGGGCCGCTCGCCACGTCGCTGTTGATGCTGGTGCACGACCGGATGGGCGTGGCCACCGTGCTGCTCACGGCGTTTGCGCGCGCCATCGCCGAGGTCGGCGCCGTGATGATCGTGGGCGGCAACATCGCCGGCGTCACGCGTGTGATGACCACCACCATCGCGCTGGAGACCAGCAAGGGCGACCTTGCACTGGCCCTGGCGCTGGGCATCGTGCTGCTGGCGGTGGTCGGTGCGGTCAACGGCGCCATCGGACTGCTGCAGTGGCTGGCCACGCGGCAGCCGAACGCCGCGGCGCAAGTGAAGCCGCATGCAGTGCACCGGACGCCCGCTCCGCGCACGCACGTTGCCACCGAGGCGACACCGCTGATCCGGGCCGAGCGGGTCACGGTGCGCTTCGGCCAGGTGATCGCGCTCAACGAGGCATCGCTGACGCTGCACCGGGGCGACCGGCTCGTGCTCGTCGGTGCCAACGGCTCGGGCAAGACCACGCTGCTGCGGCTGCTGCATGGCCTGCTGCCCTGCGAAGGCCGCTGCGAGCGCCTGCCGCTGCAACCCCAGGGCCGACTTCCACGGGCGGCCATGCTGTTCCAGCGCCCCTTCCTGTTGAGCCTCTCGGTGTGGCGCAATGTCTGGATCGGCCTGTGGCTGTCCGGCGTGCCGGCCGCCGAGCGCAACGAGCGTTGCGGACTGGCGCTGGCACGCGTAGGACTGCTGGACCATGCGCAGCGCTCGGCGCGTTCGCTGTCGGGCGGACAGCAGCAGCGCCTGGGTCTGGCACGCGCCTGGGCGCTGCAGCCGGACATCCTGTTCCTGGACGAACCGACGGCCAGCCTGGACCCCGGCGCCAAGAACGAGATCGAGGCCCTCATCGAAGAGGTCGCCCGCAGCGGCGTGACCCTCGTGATGAGCACCCACAACCTCGGCCAGGCCAAGCGCCTGGCCACGCGCGTCGCGTATCTGCATGCGGGCCGCATCGTCGTCGACCGGCCGGTGGCGAACTTCTTCAACGCAGAAGATCTGCCGCCCGAGGCGGACCAGTTCCTGCAGGGTGAACTGGGCTGGCACATCCAGCCCTGACGCCGGCGGTCTCTTGCGCTTGCGCACCCATGCTTCCGCTTACACGGCACCCCGATCCGTCGAGGCAAAATACCGCGATGGAAATCACTGTCGCGGTCTCGCTGCCGACATTCCTTCCGGGTCTGGGGGCGCCACTGCTTTCGCCTGCACGAAGACCTCACCGACCGGCTGCGAACGCACGGCCGACACCCGATCACTGAATACGCAGAGCCCTCATGAAAATAGCCACCTGGAACGTCAACTCCCTCACCGCGCGCCTGCAGCATGTGCTCGACTGGCTCATCGCCAACCCGGTCGATGTGCTGTGCCTGCAAGAGCTCAAGATGACCGACGACAAGTTTCCGCTCGAGGTGCTGAAGTCGGCCGGCTACGAAGCAGCGGTGTTCGGACAGAAGACCTACAACGGCGTCGCCATCCTCAGCCTCGCGCCGGTGCGCGACGTGGTGAAGAACATCGAGAACTTCGCCGACGAGCAGTCGCGCGTGATCGCCGCCACCATCGACACGCCCTCGGGCCCGCTGCGCGTGGTGAACTGCTACTTCGTGAACGGCCAGGCGCCCGGCAGCGAGAAGTTCGCCTACAAGATGTTGTGGCTCGACGCGCTGCACAACTATCTTGCGCGTGAACTCGCGGCGCACCCCAACCTCGTGCTGCTGGGCGACTTCAACGTCACGCCCGAAGACCGCGACAGCTTCGATCCGGTGGGCCTGAAGGAAACGATCCACCACACGACCGAGGAGCGCAACCACTTCAAGGCGCTGCTCGGCCTGGGCCTGACCGACAGCTTCCGCATGTTCGAGCAGCCCGAAAAAAGCTATTCGTGGTGGGACTACCGCATGCTGGGCTACCAGAAGAACCGCGGCCTGCGCATCGACCACATCCTCGTGAGCGAGCCGTTGCTGCCGCGCGTGAAGGGCTGCGTCATCGACCGCGTGCCGCGCAAATGGGAAAAGCCGAGCGACCACGCGCCGGTGGTGCTCGAACTCGGCCCGGGCGCCTGACGGCCATGACGACGCCGATCGCCGCGCGCCTGGCCCGTTCCGCCGCGATCGCCGCCGCGGCGCTCGCGCTGGCCGCCTGCTCGGTCCTCAAGCCGGGCGGCGGGTCGGGAAGCCCGGCCAGCACATCACCGGGCGGCGCAACCGCCACAGAAGGCAGCCGCGACGTGCCGACCGTGCGGCTCATCACCG
This window harbors:
- a CDS encoding molybdopterin biosynthesis protein — protein: MKAQSQFLDVVTRDEAERRFREHLTLAPLGRETLPLHAVLGRVLADDVVAAIDVPGFDRSNVDGFAVQAADTWGAMEEQVRALALVGETLAPGIVPQREVTPGHATAIATGGMLPRGADAVVMVEHTDLDHGDVQVRRAATAGENVSYAGTDIARGETVLRAGQPLSSREIGVLAALGLAEVGVYRKPRVAIFSTGNEIVAPGAPLPTGAVYDSNAAIIGAAVEELGGEPVRLGVIPDDEALLSAALARGLECDAVVFSGGTSKGEGDLSYRVVAALGDPGVVAHGVALKPGKPVCLAVTGGKPVVILPGFPTSAVFTFHEFLAPVIRAFAGQPPERREHVTATLPLRVNSERGRTEYLLVGLVPTDDGLAAYPMGKGSGSVTTFSSADGFITIGQHTEILDAGAPVQVQRLGQGLDAADLIFIGSHCVGLDWLAGELMRQGLRIKAMNVGSTGGLMAAKRGECDVAGIHLMDPATGVYNQPLLTPALELVPGYGRMQGIIYRPGDARFEGLDATAAIAAATTQPGCTMVNRNAGSGTRILIDRLLAGTKPPGYGVQTKSHNAVAVAVAQARADWGLAIDTVARQYGLGFIPVQEERYDFAVPKARLARAPVQAFVALLQSAAAREALGRLGFRVVEPAA
- a CDS encoding substrate-binding domain-containing protein; amino-acid sequence: MALRRRFTLLALAGALAGTLLAPIAQAQDKFIVLASTTSTEQSGLFKHLLPQFTKATGTEVRVVAVGTGQALDMARRGDADALFVHDQPAEEKFVAEGFGLARQAVMYNDFVLIGPKSDPAGVRGKDIAVALKRLGTTGTAFVSRGDKSGTHSAELRQWKLAGIDLATAKPAGYKECGCGMGQALNIAASTNAYVLSDRGTWLNFKNRADLGIVVEGDKQLFNQYGVIVVNPAKHPHVKKDLAQGFADWVVSRDGQAAIASYKIGGEQLFFPNAGQ
- a CDS encoding ABC transporter permease is translated as MNTMTEGWALAWRLIAAADPELVRITALSLQVSATACLIGALFGLLLGAWLAVARFPGHALAVWLVNTLLALPAVVVGLLVYLLLSRSGPLGQLGILFTPSAMVVAQAVLVTPLIAALSRRLVMAALADGGDQLRSLGAGPLATSLLMLVHDRMGVATVLLTAFARAIAEVGAVMIVGGNIAGVTRVMTTTIALETSKGDLALALALGIVLLAVVGAVNGAIGLLQWLATRQPNAAAQVKPHAVHRTPAPRTHVATEATPLIRAERVTVRFGQVIALNEASLTLHRGDRLVLVGANGSGKTTLLRLLHGLLPCEGRCERLPLQPQGRLPRAAMLFQRPFLLSLSVWRNVWIGLWLSGVPAAERNERCGLALARVGLLDHAQRSARSLSGGQQQRLGLARAWALQPDILFLDEPTASLDPGAKNEIEALIEEVARSGVTLVMSTHNLGQAKRLATRVAYLHAGRIVVDRPVANFFNAEDLPPEADQFLQGELGWHIQP
- the xth gene encoding exodeoxyribonuclease III; translation: MKIATWNVNSLTARLQHVLDWLIANPVDVLCLQELKMTDDKFPLEVLKSAGYEAAVFGQKTYNGVAILSLAPVRDVVKNIENFADEQSRVIAATIDTPSGPLRVVNCYFVNGQAPGSEKFAYKMLWLDALHNYLARELAAHPNLVLLGDFNVTPEDRDSFDPVGLKETIHHTTEERNHFKALLGLGLTDSFRMFEQPEKSYSWWDYRMLGYQKNRGLRIDHILVSEPLLPRVKGCVIDRVPRKWEKPSDHAPVVLELGPGA